The proteins below come from a single Micropterus dolomieu isolate WLL.071019.BEF.003 ecotype Adirondacks unplaced genomic scaffold, ASM2129224v1 contig_13358, whole genome shotgun sequence genomic window:
- the LOC123966407 gene encoding beta-1,4 N-acetylgalactosaminyltransferase 2-like: protein MEGGCLYRKSNAKFHSLPGYPQCSLASGVVNFFLARTDAVQRVGFDPKLQRVAHSEFFMDGLGSLLVASCDHVSIGHQPKTANEKDAARYASFRNPSHGDSEFKLQLHFFKNNLKCIRYG, encoded by the exons atggAGGGCGGCTGCCTGTACAGGAAGTCTAATGCAAAGTTCCACTCACTTCCTGGGTACCCACAATGCTCTCTGGCCAGTGGGGTGGTCAACTTCTTCCTGGCTCGTACAGATGCTGTACAGAGGGTGGGATTTGACCCCAAGCTCCAGAGGGTAGCGCACTCAG AGTTCTTTATGGATGGCCTGGGCTCCTTGCTGGTTGCCAGCTGTGACCATGTGTCCATTGGCCATCAGCCCAAAACAGCCAACGAAAAGGATGCAGCTCGCTACGCCAGCTTCAGAAATCCTTCACACGGTGACTCAGAGTTCAAACTGCAGCTtcacttcttcaaaaacaaccTCAAGTGTATCCGATATGGATAG